The Watersipora subatra chromosome 1, tzWatSuba1.1, whole genome shotgun sequence genome has a window encoding:
- the LOC137403772 gene encoding uncharacterized protein, giving the protein MAPNALFIGFLVDVLLVTCGTTRTLAPFFKQQQKRLSCEDATNSTSSCLNDEIESLHFAAAGVHGSTTDTCSPLINEQMCHLCRRFRKSKKCLGVLQRSCTYSERLEILKSEKFRYLATVASFCSTENVLDEIYDNRQCYNSIAANLRKCFEPMKESSCRVIQRGFKCATVISEALCASLFTSSEKHKKLSALYLRTLQPSIDLQNCSDDSEIALSKIYPEYVYRWSVTKAYPLPVRQLTDSLPTNPSINFLLSAALPLAMDPLLIALFLLVQCMLRCTSLSNSVF; this is encoded by the exons ATGGCACCTAATGCTCTCTTCATTGGTTTTCTGGTGGATgtattgttggtgacgtgtggAACAACAAGAACATTAGCTCCATTCTTCAAACAACAGCAAAAGCGTCTAAGCTGTGAGGATGCTACAAATTCAACTTCGTCCTGTTTAAACGATGAGATAGAGTCACTGCATTTTGCGGCAGCAGGAGTCCACGGCAGCACAACTGACACATGCAGCCCTCTAATCAACGAGCAGATGTGTCATCTATGTAG GAGATTTAGGAAAAGCAAGAAGTGTTTAGGTGTTCTGCAAAGGTCCTGCACATACAGTGAGAGGCTTGAAATCTTGAAGAGTGAAAAGTTCCGCTATCTCGCAACAGTGGCCTCGTTCTGCAGCACCGAAAATGTTTTAGACG AAATATATGATAACCGCCAGTGCTATAACAGCATAGCGGCCAACCTGAGGAAGTGCTTTGAACCAATGAAAGAGAGTTCTTGTAG AGTTATCCAACGAGGATTCAAATGCGCCACTGTTATATCTGAAGCTCTCTGCGCTTCGCTTTTTACTAGTAGTGAAAAGCACAAGAAGTTATCCGCTCTTTACCTAAGGACTTTACAGCCTTCTATAGATCTGCAAAACTGCTCTGATGATTCCGAAATAGCCTTAAGCAAG ATATATCCAGAATATGTCTACAGATGGTCAGTGACCAAAGCTTATCCATTGCCAGTGCGCCAGCTAACAGACAGCCTTCCCACAAATCCCAGTATAAATTTTCTCCTGTCTGCGGCCTTACCTCTAGCAATGGACCCGCTGCTCATAGCTCTATTTCTACTTGTTCAGTGCATGTTACGGTGTACTAGCCTGTCTAATAGCGTGTTTTAA
- the LOC137403781 gene encoding ragulator complex protein LAMTOR2-like: MLKPKVLTQVLNQANSGGVKSTLLLTTEGSLLACAGYDDQEMHVAALAGNIWTSYTKNAEELLDNDPLGMVMIQCMDGKVAITKVADLLLCIYANKDVQLGLLRAKVTALREYLKDPLTQVATAAK; encoded by the exons ATGTTAAAGCCAAAAGTGTTGACCCAAGTGCTAAATCAAGCAAACAGTGGAGGGGTTAAAAGTACATT ACTTCTTACTACAGAAGGTTCATTACTAGCATGCGCTGGATATGATGACCAGGAAATGCATGTCGCTGCTCTTGCTGGTAACATCTGGACATcttacacaaaaaatgctgAAGAACTTCTTGACAATGATCCCCTTGGAATGGTCATGATTCAGTGTATG GATGGGAAGGTAGCCATCACCAAGGTCGCTGATCTCCTCCTCTGTATATATGCAAATAAAGATGTTCAGCTCGGGTTGCTGCGAGCCAAG GTGACAGCTTTGAGAGAGTATTTGAAGGATCCTTTAACACAAGTAGCTACTGCAGCTAAATAG
- the LOC137397388 gene encoding cytochrome c oxidase assembly factor 7B-like: MDDYDLTKEEDVQAYLKNIETEYTYQCVHEKEPDGCHRLADFFNSLKKDEQKGSKLFKENCDEHKYGHSCFKYAGQRLIGKGVEANPEEGAEYFEKSCEYGYVKGCSNAGILYVDKKFSKTDYDKGLKYLQMACDKDIGHTCATIGTGHLLGLYGLSKDSTKAVEMLSKGCDLGSVTGCANLSRMYKIGDGVQRNDALSNKYSALARAAMKKQEGDGSSISLGHTS; this comes from the exons ATGGATGATTATGATTTAACAAAAGAAGAAGACGTTCAAGCATACCTAAAAAACATTGAGACGGAATACACTTACCAATGCGTTCACGAAAAAGAACCAGACG GCTGTCATCGACTCGCTGACTTTTTTAACTCATTAAAGAAGGATGAACAAAAAGGCAGCAAACTTTTCAAAGAGAATTGTGATGAGCACAAGTATGGCCACAGCTGTTTTAAGTATGCAGGACAACGACTCATCGGCAAAG GTGTAGAAGCCAACCCTGAGGAGGGTGCAGAGTACTTTGAAAAATCCTGCGAGTATGGTTATGTGAAAGGATGCTCTAATGCTGGAATTCTCTATGTTGACAAAAAGTTTTCCAAAACTGACTATGACAAGGGACTGAAGTACCTGCAGATGGCTTGTGACAAGGATATCGGACATACATGTGCGACAATTGGCACAGGTCATTTGCTCGGGCTATACGGCCTATCAAAAGACTCTACCAAGGCCGTTGAGATGCTAAGCAAAGGCTGCGATTTGGGTTCTGTGACAGGGTGCGCTAACCTCAGCCGAATGTACAAAATCGGTGACGGAGTTCAAAGAAACGATGCCTTGTCaaataagtacagcgcactagcGAGGGCCGCCATGAAAAAGCAGGAAGGAGACGGGTCTAGCATATCGCTGGGCCACACTAGTTGA
- the LOC137397385 gene encoding transcription factor E2F3-like has protein sequence MSGSVSADVLRQTPCTRRRSHKTQPNILSRSSRTTTPGVASAVIKMEPSSEIERVDVGGPYSNPFTPHGPTNRCNYSTVRSDLMLDTTPQVKRKLELEPRTPVLTCGTPTLLTPPSTGRKRKSVYDTSLGNIRSPMDRNRYDTSLGLLTKKFVELLKSAEDGILDLNVAAESLDVQKRRIYDITNVLEGINLIRKKSKNNIQWRGSWFSGESSGVRLDSKANAKLDIRTEVAALENEENRLDKLIESSTLQLKHLTESSETNKLAYVTYHDIKKVEPFGKDTVIAIKAPAETRLEVPDSREKMQIWLKSKNGPIEVFLCPEKASPQAPVCKSEPVDEDTSFTTSEDSQDSFKSIPSLRHAFLEDQDISCEPSGPLGLQTIDQQPALSLDPPLHDNEYLYTMESTEGITDLFDVTPFNL, from the exons ATGTCTGGTTCTGTCTCAGCTGATGTACTCCGTCAGACACCATGTACACGCCGACGGTCTCACAAGACTCAGCCCAACATTCTAAGCAGGTCGAGTCGCACTACAACCCCAGGAGTCGCGTCTGCTGTAATAAAAATGGAGCCTTCTAGTGAAATAGAGCGTGTTGATGTTGGCGGTCCGTATTCAAATCCATTTACTCCGCATGGGCCGACAAATAGATGCAACTATTCGACTGTTAGATCAGATCTCATGCTTGATACAACTCCTCAG GTTAAACGAAAGCTCGAGTTGGAACCAAGGACACCGGTGCTAACATGTGGTACTCCAACACTCCTCACGCCTCCCAGTACAGGAAGAAAACGCAAATCTGTGTATGACACCTCCCTTG GCAACATCAGATCTCCTATGGACAGAAACAGATATGACACTTCTCTTGGTCTTCTCACTAAAAAGTTTGTTGAGCTTCTAAAGTCTGCGGAGGATGGG attttagaCTTGAATGTCGCTGCTGAGTCATTAGATGTACAGAAAAGACGTATATATGACATTACAAATGTTCTTGAAGGAATCAACCTCATACGGAAAAAGTCTAAAAACAATATACAATGGAG agGGTCTTGGTTCAGTGGTGAATCCAGTGGCGTTCGTTTGGACTCGAAAGCTAATGCTAAACTTGACATTCGGACAG AAGTTGCTGCTCTTGAAAACGAGGAGAATAGACTAGACAAGCTTATAGAAAGTTCAACCCTTCAACTCAAACATCTTACGGAAAGTTCCGAAACAAATAAGCTCGCCTATGTGACCTATCATGACATTAAAAAGGTGGAGCCGTTTGGCAAAGACACTGTAATAGCCATTAAAGCTCCTGCGGAAACAAGGCTTGAGGTTCCTGATTCTCGAGAG AAAATGCAAATCTGGCTAAAAAGCAAGAACGGACCGATTGAAGTTTTTCTTTGTCCTGAAAAGGCGAGTCCTCAAGCTCCTGTCTGCAAATCCGAACCGGTTGATGAAGACACCAGTTTCACGACATCAGAAGACAGCCAGGACAGTTTTAAAA GCATACCATCGCTGAGACATGCATTTCTTGAGGATCAAGACATTTCTTGTGAGCCTTCAGGGCCACTTGGACTACAAACTATAGACCAACAACCTGCTCTGTCTCTTGATCCACCACTCCATGACAACGAGTACCTTTATACAATGGAAAGTACGGAGGGTATAACCGATTTATTTGATGTTACGCCTTTTAATCTTTAG